The sequence ACGATATCACATTGCTGCTCACGGTATTGGGGTTACCTTTCTCGTGCAGATAGTTGGTAAAACGGTAACCGTCGTATTTGTTCAAACCATACTCGGTACCAATCCAGATGTAGCCGTCCTTATCCTGGCATATCTGGGTTATCTGGTTACTCGACAGTTTCTCTGACGTGTAGAAGTGCGATTGACCAGAACTTAGTAGTGTAAATGTTGATAGTAATGTAAGTAGTAGATAACGGAACATTGTTTTAAAATTGAGGTTTACAAGTTATAAATAGTATATGCTTTCGGGCCCCATGTTAAATAGCAGGTCTAACACCGACAGATTGGGCAGGAACCCATGTTTCTGGGCGTACACCTGATAATAGGGCTTAGGCGAGAAATCGGCATCGGGTGCCGGATGCTTAGGGTTGATGGCTGAACGGTAGTCAGTCAGATCTATTGGTTCGGGGATGAACTCAGTGGTTCGGGCCACTTGGGGCTGAATATCGATGAGTTCGCACATTTTCTGGCTGATGGCCTCGTTAAAATCTACCAGGTAGTCCCATCGCTGCTCAAAGAACGGGCGGATGTCGTCCTGGTAATACTCAAAGAAAGGCGATTCGCCATAAGCGCTCTGCAGGGCCATCCAGTGCAGATGGCGCCAGTTGCCATGATCGCTGATGCGGATATCCTTGATAAGAGGCGATGTGCCACGTTCAACGGGCACGGTAAGGGCTTGCACACCATTGGTGGTGGCTATCAGGCAGCGGTTGCGATAGGTCTGCTTCAGGAAACTCTCCCACTGTTCAATCAGCACAGTGTCAGCCCGATGCAGCTTCTGATACCACTGCACCGGGCCGAAATAGGTTGTACTGAGCAAAACCTGCATGGTTCTACCTTATTTAATATTATCTACGATGTTACCGATACGGCTCCAGCGAATGCCGCCAAATCCGTTGCGGTCGGGATCGCTACTCCACCAGATGAAGATAGGCTTACCCACAATATGATCCTCGGGCACAAATCCCCAGTAACGAGAGTCGGCCGAATTATGACGGTTATCACCCATCATCCAGTAGTAATCCAGCTTAAAGGTGTACTCGTTGGCCTGCTTGCCGTTAATAAAAATCTTGCCTTCGCGAACCTGCAGGTCGTTACCCTCGTAGGCACGGATACAGCGCTCGTAGATAGGCAGATTCTCCAGCGAGAGATGGATGCTGGCACCCTTCTTTGGAATCCAGATAGGACCGTAGTTATCGCGGGTCCAGTGGTAGTTGCCGTTCTGTGGATACAGGCTCCATGTTTCGCGGTCGTAATGGAAAGCGATGCTCTCCAGCAGGTCGCCGCATTGTTTCATCTCGCTCACCACGCGATTGGTAAGTGGCATGTAACCATTATTGTTAAGCGATACCAGTTCCTCCTGGGTAATGCCCCACTTCTCCATCTCCTCGTCGGTAAAATGGCGCTTCAGGCGCAGTTCGTAGGTGTACTGCACGTTGTCGGGCTCCTTGTTGGCCTTGCCGTCCAGATATACCACATGGTCCTTAATCTGCAAAGTTTGTCCGGGCAATCCCACACAACGCTTTACATAGTTCTCACGACGGTCGGTTGGACGGGTAGCAATCTCGCCAAACTCCTGTGGGTGGTCGGCGATAATCTTCTTACCTGTCTCATAGATATCGGCGTACAGCTTCAGTCGCTGCTCGGCTGAAAGGTTATCGGGGTTGGGCATGTTGGGATAGTTGCCAACACCGTAGCCGTAGCACAGGTTGTAATATTCGGTCTGATACTGCAGGGCGGTACAGATGGTATCGCCGGCAGGATAGTTGAACACTACGATATCGTTCAGCTGCACGTTACCCAAGCCTTTTACACGACGATACTCCCAGTGTGGCCACTCAATGTAGCTCTTGCACTCTACCACAGGCAGGGTGTGCTGGGTAAGAGGCATCGTCAAGGGTGTCTGAGGAATACGTGGACCGTAGCTTACCTTTGATACAAACAGGTAATCGCCTGTCAACAGCGACTTTTCCAAAGAACTTGATGGAATCACGTAGTTCTGGAAGAAGAACTGGTTGATGAAGTAAACGGCCACCAGCGCAAACACCAGGGCATCGATCCACGACATTACAAACTTAACGGGCTTTTCGGCCTCTTTCCACCACTGCCACTTTATCTTTTTGGTAATGTACACGTCAAAGATAAATGGTATTACCAGCAGTCCCCACCAGCTGCCAACCCAATACAGGAAGAGCAGATACAGCACCAGCACGCCAATAAACTTGACCCACTGCACCTTGGGGTCGAATTCTTTCTTTTTTACCATTATTGCTAAGGCTTAGAATTTAAACATATCGCTGATGGTGAGCAGTCCCTGATGCTGACTTGTGTACTCGGCTGCCAGCACGGCTCCCAGGGCAAAACCCTTACGACTGTGGGCATCGTGAGTGATGGTAATCAGGTCGGCATCGCTATCATAGCGGATAGTGTGGATACCAGGCACCTCGCCACGACGGATATGATCCACACGCAGGTACTTCTTGTCGGTAGTATCCTCTTTCCAAGCTTCCTTGCGGTCGATGTTATCTACAATCTCTTCGGCCAGTGTGATGGCAGTTCCGCTGGGATGGTCGAGCTTGTGCACATGATGTGTCTCCTCCATCTCCACATCGTACTGTGGGAACTGGTTCATAATCTTAGCCAGATAGCGGTTTACGGCAGAGAAAATGGCCACACCGATTGAGAAGTTCGACGCCCAGAAGAGTGTTTTACCCTCCTCATTGCAAGCCTTGCGCACCTCGTCGCCATGCTCGGTCATCCATCCGGTTGAACCACTAACAACTTTTACGCCCTTAGCCCACGCCTTAAGATAGTTGCCATAGGCAGCCTGTGGGGCCGTAAACTCGATGGCCACATCGGCCGATGCGAACTCAGGCGAATCGAAATCCTGCTGATTATCGATGTCGATAATACTTACAATCTCATGACCACGGTCGAGGGCTATCTGTTCAATCATCTTACCCATCTTGCCGTAGCCGATTAAAGCTATTTTCATAATTAATTCGAATTAAAACGCCGCAAAGATACTACTTTTTAGTCAACAAACACCCATTTTCAACAGAAAATAACTAAAAAATTTGCTGATATTAAAATAATGTAATACTTTTGCACCCTCAAAGGGAGTATAGAATTCTATTTCAGGAAATGAGAAAATCTATTTTTGACTTACTAGAACGTAAGGGAAAGCAGCCTGTCAGCATGCTGACGGCTTATGATTATCATACAGCTTGCACAATTGATGAAGCTGGAATCGACATGATTTTGGTTGGCGATTCGCTCGGCAACGTGATGCTGGGTTATGAAAATACACTTGCAGTAACAGTTGATGACATGATTCATCACGGTGCAGCCGTGTGCCGTGGTGCCAAGCAGGCATTCGTGGTTATCGATATGCCGTTTATGTCATATCAAGTATCGGTAGAGGATGCTGTACGCAATGCCGGACGTATCGTAAAAGAAACTAACTGTCAGGCAGTTAAGCTCGAGGGCGGCGTAGAATATGCCGACCGTATCAAGGCTATCGTACAGGCAGGCATCCCTGTCGTGGCACATATCGGACTCACACCACAATCTGTTAATGCCATGGGTGGCTACAAGGTTCAGGGCAAATCGCTCGAACAGGCCAAGAAGCTTCTGGCTGATGCTAAAGCTGTAGAAGAGGCTGGTGCATTTGCCATCACATTGGAGTGTGTGCCTGCAGAATTGGCTAAGCTCGTCACCTCACAGACCAAGGCATTGACCATTGGTATCGGAGCTGGTAATGGCTGCGACGGCCAGGTGTTGGTTTATCAGGATATGCTGGGCTATAACAATGGCTTCATACCTAAGTTCGTGAAGAAATATGCCGACTTGCACAGTGTGATGCTTGAGGCTTTTAAACAATATAAACAAGAGTGTGAAGAGCGTACCTTCCCAGCAGCAGGACATACCTATGCCATCAGCGAAGAGGTGATGCAGGCGCTTTTTGAAACGGAGTTAGAAGAAGTAAGAAGATAAGAAAATATGAAAGTTGTTAAGACAGTAAAGGAGGTAAGAGAGATTGTAGCCGGTTGGCGTAAAGAAGGACTCACCGTAGGACTGGTGCCTACGATGGGATTCCTACACGAGGGTCATCAGAGCCTCATCCGCAAGTCGGCCAGTCAGAACGACCGCACGGTGGTTTCGGTTTTCGTTAACCCCATCCAGTTCGGTCCTAACGAGGATCTGGAGGCTTATCCACGCGATTTGAACCGCGATATGCAGAAGGTTGAAGAGGCTGGTGGCAACCTGATTTTCAACCCCGAGCCCGCCGAGATGTATCCTGGCCACTTTACATCGTTTATCGATACCACCGAGACTACCGAGCTGCTTTGTGGTGCCGTTCGCCCCGTTCACTTCCGTGGTGTGTGCACCGTAGTAGGTAAGCTCTTTAATATTGTTTGTCCCGATCGTGCTTACTTCGGACAGAAGGATGCCCAGCAGCTGGCTACCGTTAAGCGTTTTGTGCGCGATCTTAACTTCCCCGTTGAGATTGTGCCCTGCCCTATCGTTCGCGAGGACGACGGACTGGCCAAATCGAGCCGTAACACTTACCTGAATGCCGACGAGCGCCAGGCAGCGCTGATTCTTTCAAAGAGCTTGAAGCTGGGTAAGCAGGCTATCGAGGCTGGCGAGCGCGACGCTCAGAAGGTGATCGACATCATCCGAAAGAATCTGGAGACCGAGCCTATGGCCCGTATCGACTATGTTGAGGTGGTTGATTTCGAAAATATCCAGCGCACAGCCAGTATCCAGGGCGAGGTTCTGGTTGCCATCGCCGTTTATATCGGTAAGACCCGACTGATTGATAATTTCATCGTAAATATTTAAGATAGGTATGGATATAACACTGCTGAAGGCAAAGATACATCGTGCTGTGGTTACCCAGGCCGATCTGGATTACGTGGGCAGTATCACTATCGACTCCGACTTGCTGCGCGAGAGTGGCATTCTGGAGTACGAGAAAGTAGAGATTGCCGATATCGACAACGGCAGTCGCTTTGCCACCTATGCCATTGCTGGCGAGGCCGGATCGGGCATTATCTGCCTGAACGGTGCCGCTGCCAAGTGCGTGAACGTAGGCGACAAGGTGATTATCATGGCCTATGCCACGATGACGCCTGAGGAGGCCCGCGACCACAAGCCTACTGTGCTGTTTGTAGATGAGCACAACAAGGTGGTTCGCAAGGCCAACTACGAGAAGCACGGCCTGCTGGTTGAACAGTAAAAACATAAAGATATGCTGACGGGAAAGACCATCGTACTGGGCGTTACGGGCGGTATTGCTGCCTACAAGAGCGCCAATCTGGCTTCGATGCTCATTAAGCTGCATGCCGATGTGCATGTGATTATGACGCAGAACGCCACCAAGTTTATTACGCCCATGACGTTCGAAACGCTTACCAACAATAAGTGCATTGTTGATACCTTCGACCGCAACTTTTCGTTCGATGTCAAGCATGTATCGCTGGCCAAGCGCGGCGATCTTTTTGTGGTGGCTCCCTGTACAGCAAATGTCATCGGCAAACTGGCTCACGGCATCTGCGACGACATGCTCACCACCACCATGCTGGCCACTCGCGCTCCCAAACTGATTGCGCCCGCCATGAATACCGGCATGTGGGAGAACCCCATCCTGCAGGATAATCTTACCAAGCTGAAGGGCTATGGTTATCATATCATCGATCCTATCATAGGCCGACTGGCTTGTGGCGATACGGGCACAGGCAAGATGCAGGCAGAAGAGGTGATCGTAGAGCATATCCTGGCATTTATGGCCAAGGAAAAGGACCTTGCAGGCAAGCGCTATCTCATTACCGCAGGCCCTACACAAGAGGCTATCGACCCCGTGCGCTATATCACCAACCACTCATCGGGCAAAATGGGCTACGCCATCGCTAAAATGGCCCGTTTGCGCGGCGCTCAGGTCACACTGGTGTCAGGTCCCGTTAACATCAAGCCTTTCTGTGGCGTAGATGTGGTGCCTGTTAAGAGCGCAGCCGATATGTTCGAGGCTGTTACCAGCCGTAGCG is a genomic window of Xylanibacter ruminicola 23 containing:
- the lepB gene encoding signal peptidase I, with product MVKKKEFDPKVQWVKFIGVLVLYLLFLYWVGSWWGLLVIPFIFDVYITKKIKWQWWKEAEKPVKFVMSWIDALVFALVAVYFINQFFFQNYVIPSSSLEKSLLTGDYLFVSKVSYGPRIPQTPLTMPLTQHTLPVVECKSYIEWPHWEYRRVKGLGNVQLNDIVVFNYPAGDTICTALQYQTEYYNLCYGYGVGNYPNMPNPDNLSAEQRLKLYADIYETGKKIIADHPQEFGEIATRPTDRRENYVKRCVGLPGQTLQIKDHVVYLDGKANKEPDNVQYTYELRLKRHFTDEEMEKWGITQEELVSLNNNGYMPLTNRVVSEMKQCGDLLESIAFHYDRETWSLYPQNGNYHWTRDNYGPIWIPKKGASIHLSLENLPIYERCIRAYEGNDLQVREGKIFINGKQANEYTFKLDYYWMMGDNRHNSADSRYWGFVPEDHIVGKPIFIWWSSDPDRNGFGGIRWSRIGNIVDNIK
- the panD gene encoding aspartate 1-decarboxylase, which gives rise to MDITLLKAKIHRAVVTQADLDYVGSITIDSDLLRESGILEYEKVEIADIDNGSRFATYAIAGEAGSGIICLNGAAAKCVNVGDKVIIMAYATMTPEEARDHKPTVLFVDEHNKVVRKANYEKHGLLVEQ
- the dapB gene encoding 4-hydroxy-tetrahydrodipicolinate reductase, which encodes MKIALIGYGKMGKMIEQIALDRGHEIVSIIDIDNQQDFDSPEFASADVAIEFTAPQAAYGNYLKAWAKGVKVVSGSTGWMTEHGDEVRKACNEEGKTLFWASNFSIGVAIFSAVNRYLAKIMNQFPQYDVEMEETHHVHKLDHPSGTAITLAEEIVDNIDRKEAWKEDTTDKKYLRVDHIRRGEVPGIHTIRYDSDADLITITHDAHSRKGFALGAVLAAEYTSQHQGLLTISDMFKF
- the coaBC gene encoding bifunctional phosphopantothenoylcysteine decarboxylase/phosphopantothenate--cysteine ligase CoaBC, with translation MLTGKTIVLGVTGGIAAYKSANLASMLIKLHADVHVIMTQNATKFITPMTFETLTNNKCIVDTFDRNFSFDVKHVSLAKRGDLFVVAPCTANVIGKLAHGICDDMLTTTMLATRAPKLIAPAMNTGMWENPILQDNLTKLKGYGYHIIDPIIGRLACGDTGTGKMQAEEVIVEHILAFMAKEKDLAGKRYLITAGPTQEAIDPVRYITNHSSGKMGYAIAKMARLRGAQVTLVSGPVNIKPFCGVDVVPVKSAADMFEAVTSRSAEADVVIMCSAVADYTPAVYADQKVKKHDGDLQIELKRTQDILGWLGEHKPAKQTLVGFSMETENLIENSRAKLLKKHAQLICANSIAGGNTGFAVDTNKVTLISSQEVKELPLCSKEETADLIIDHIQTLA
- the panC gene encoding pantoate--beta-alanine ligase: MKVVKTVKEVREIVAGWRKEGLTVGLVPTMGFLHEGHQSLIRKSASQNDRTVVSVFVNPIQFGPNEDLEAYPRDLNRDMQKVEEAGGNLIFNPEPAEMYPGHFTSFIDTTETTELLCGAVRPVHFRGVCTVVGKLFNIVCPDRAYFGQKDAQQLATVKRFVRDLNFPVEIVPCPIVREDDGLAKSSRNTYLNADERQAALILSKSLKLGKQAIEAGERDAQKVIDIIRKNLETEPMARIDYVEVVDFENIQRTASIQGEVLVAIAVYIGKTRLIDNFIVNI
- a CDS encoding WbqC family protein, translated to MQVLLSTTYFGPVQWYQKLHRADTVLIEQWESFLKQTYRNRCLIATTNGVQALTVPVERGTSPLIKDIRISDHGNWRHLHWMALQSAYGESPFFEYYQDDIRPFFEQRWDYLVDFNEAISQKMCELIDIQPQVARTTEFIPEPIDLTDYRSAINPKHPAPDADFSPKPYYQVYAQKHGFLPNLSVLDLLFNMGPESIYYL
- the panB gene encoding 3-methyl-2-oxobutanoate hydroxymethyltransferase, whose product is MRKSIFDLLERKGKQPVSMLTAYDYHTACTIDEAGIDMILVGDSLGNVMLGYENTLAVTVDDMIHHGAAVCRGAKQAFVVIDMPFMSYQVSVEDAVRNAGRIVKETNCQAVKLEGGVEYADRIKAIVQAGIPVVAHIGLTPQSVNAMGGYKVQGKSLEQAKKLLADAKAVEEAGAFAITLECVPAELAKLVTSQTKALTIGIGAGNGCDGQVLVYQDMLGYNNGFIPKFVKKYADLHSVMLEAFKQYKQECEERTFPAAGHTYAISEEVMQALFETELEEVRR